Genomic segment of Leptolyngbya subtilissima AS-A7:
CCCACAGCGGCGCGTGCCATATCTAGATGCAATAAACCCCCACCGGTACCGCTGGCCCGTGGGGGTTTTGTTTTTGGAGATAGGGCAACTGGCGGGTTCCCATGAGGGGTTAGAGGGGTTGGGAACGACGATTTTCAATCTACTTCCCTGTGCCCAGACGTCCGCCTCGACCCATAAACTGCCCATGAATGCTGACGGCGTAAGGCACTAGATAAGTCAGCCCAGCCGAGATCCATCGCGCCTGGGTCATGGTGCGCGATCGCATCGCCGTGCCGTGGTTAATGGCAAAAAGTAACGTGCCGATCACAAAGGCTACTCGTACAGCGCGCCTGGCCAAATGCGGCGTTACCAGTGCTTTTAAGTAGCCATTTACTGCTTCCATACCCACGTTTCCAAACCTTGGCTGTAGTGAAGGAATCTATAGCACCGGCTCGTCAAGCTTCTGTAACATGGCACCCAATATGCTGATTACGCCTAAGTCTTTACGCCAATAGTCAGCAGCTCGAGGACCCAAACCCAGAGCCTCTGCCAGAGCTTTGGCACTAACCCACTCGGGAGGCGTTACGCCATGCTTCAGCAGCGTGAGATCCTCAGGCTGCTGCGCTTCAATACCCTCTAGACGGGCAATTATTTCGAGCAGGGTGGGGTCGATCATGATGGTTCTTGAGCAATGCTCATTGATGCTGAAAAACCTTTGAGTTTCAATGGTTTTCACTGATTGTAAAGAGCATCAAAGGAGCGGTAGCACTTTAGTCAAAGTGTCACTACCCTACACTTACTGCCCCAGGTAAACGGCTCGCTCTTTCTCGCGGCGCTTGACCAGGCCCGGCAGCACCTTGCCTCCGGCCTTTGTCCAACTCATTAGGGCATCAGCAGCGGCGGCATGGTTGCCGGCTTGGGCGTGGCGGTAGGTGTCGCTGCCCGTGAACTGGTGCGGGCCCACGTTGTAGCAGAAGCTAGCTAGGGCGCTGGCCTGATGCTCAGCTAGACCCAAGGGTGCGATCGCAGGCAGGCAGTTGCGCTCTAGATAGGCCAGCAGTTCCCGCTCTGCCTGGGCTTCGTCAATGCGGCCGCTGGCGCCGG
This window contains:
- the nrtS gene encoding nitrate/nitrite transporter NrtS, which codes for MEAVNGYLKALVTPHLARRAVRVAFVIGTLLFAINHGTAMRSRTMTQARWISAGLTYLVPYAVSIHGQFMGRGGRLGTGK